Within Paenibacillus albicereus, the genomic segment CGTGCAGGCGGGAGGCGCCGAGCTGCGCCTGCAGCCGGACGCTCTGCTGCGCGCGCTGCGCACGACGGCGGCGGTAGCGGGCGCGAAGCCGGAGCTGGAGCTGCGGCTCGGCGCGGCGGATGAAGCCGCTGCGGCGGCGCTCCGCCGCGCCGCGCTGGCGGCCGGGTTCCGCCTGGCGGGCACGGCGGTGGAGGCGAGCATCGACGCCGTCTGGGCAGGCGGCTCGCAGCCGCTGGCGTTCCGCCCGGCCGACCGGCCGCGGCTGAGCATCGGCGCGGAGGCTGGCGCGAGCGCGCTGCTGCGGCTCGCCTCGGCGGACGGCGCAGCGGCGGGGCTGCCGGCCCGCTTCGCAGGCGGCAAGGCGTCGGCGGCTCCGGCCGGCGGAGGCGCGTTCGCCGCCGCCGCCCGCTCGGCCGCGGCGTTCGCCGACACGGCCGGCCACTGGGCTGCGGCCGACATCGCCCGCCTGGCCGGGCTCGGCCTGGCGCAAGGCGCGGGCGGCCGCTATGAGCCGGCGCGCGCCATTACGCGCGCGGAGCTGACGGCGCTGCTCGTCCGCGCGCTGCAGCTGCCGGCCGGCGACAGCGAGCGCGCGCCGCGCGACGTAGCGGCAGGCGCCTGGCATGCCGAGGCAATGCGCGCGGCGCTGGCCGCCGGCCTCGCGCAGGGCGATGCGGACGGACGCTTCCGTCCGAGCGCGCCGGTGAGCCGCCAGGAGCTGGCGGCGCTCGCCTCGCGGGCTGCAAGCCAGCTTGGCGTGGCGGCTAAGGCTGCGGGCGCGGCATCGGCGGCTTATGCCGACGCGGGCGCCATCGCGCGCTGGGCGACGGAGCCGGTCGCCGACGCGGCCCGCCTCGGCCTGATGGCCGGCGATGGCGGTCGGTTCGAGCCGGCCCGCGCCGTCACCCGCGCAGAAGCGGCGGCGGTGCTCGTCCGCCTGCTGCGGCTGGCGGAGCTGATCTAGCTCGGCGCCGGGCTTGCGCCCGGCCCGCAGCGAGCGCAAGCAAAAACGGGATCAAGCGGAGAACATGCCGCTTGATCCCGTTTTGCTTGCCGATGCGAAGCTTTATACTGAAGATCACGACATTTCGAACAAAGGAGGGAACGCCATGATGCCGATCAAGCTACCGCTGGAGCAGAAAAAGGAGCTGGCGGAAAGCCTGCAGGACTTCGCGGACCGCGAGCTCGACTTGCCGCTCGGAAGCATCGCCGCGGAGGCGCTGCTCGACCATATGATCGCCGCGCTGGCTCCGCATCTGTACAACAAGGGCGTCGACGACGCGATGAAGCTGCTCGGACAGCGGATGCTGCAGGTCGAGGACGACCTGCATGCGCTCAAGCGGACGATCCGCTGAGCGGCCGGCTGCGGGAATCCGCAGGCATGCTCGGACGAACGCTCGAACGAACGCCATCCGCAGCTCGAACCAGCCGCGAGCATGCCGAAAAGGGACCCGACAGCCTGAGCTGCCGCGTCCCTTTTTGGCATGCGTCTTGTTGTCGGAGACTCATGAGCCGATCCGGCCGGACCGGCTCATGAGCACGCAGGCGGCGTCTCAAGCTCCGCTTGCGGACTGCTCGAATTCCGCTTCCCCTCAAGCTCCGCTTGCGCACCGCTCGAATTCCGCTTCTCCTCCAGCTCCGCACGCGTACCGCTCCGAGTTCCGCTTTCGGATCAAGCTCCGCTCGCGCTCCGCTTCCGATCTGCTTGCAGTCAGCCCGGCATGCGGGCCAGCTTCGTCCGGAGCATCGGCGCATAGTAGGCTTTGAGCGACTCGAACTCGGGCATGATGCGCGCCAGATGCTGGACGGTGCCCATACCGGCATGGCGGCGGTACAGCGTGAGCGGCTCGTTCAGGTAGTGCATGCCGACGTCATGCAGCGCGATCCGCGCCCACAGGTCGTAGTCATGCGCGTAGGGCAGGCCGGGGTTGAACCATCCGACGTTCTGAATCAGGCTTCGCAGCATCATGACGGTGCAGCCGTTGACCGGGCAGAAGTCGAGCATGGAGGCGATGAACGCTTTTTCCGTCGGGAACTTGACCATGCTGCACAGCTGCGTGATCTGTCCGGTCTCGTTGATCGTATTGAAGTCCGTGAAGCAGAACTGGGCGCGCTTCTCCAGCATGTAGGACACCTGGTTCAGCACCTTGTCGCGGGTGAACAGATCGTCGGAGCTGAGCCAGGCGACGTACTGGCCGGTCGCGCATTGCATGCCGTAGTTGAGCGCGGTGGCCGTTCCGCCGTTGGCCTTGCTCAGATAGACGATGCGATGGCGGTACGGATCGAGCAGATGCTGGTTCGAGGTCGAGCCGTCGTCGACGACGATGATCTCGATCGACGGGTAGGACTGATCGAGCACGCTCTGGATCGCTTGCGGAATGTACGGGCAGTTGTAGAACGGTATGACAACCGTGACTAACGGCAGCATAGCGGGCATCACCTCATCGGATAAGCTGTCACCTCTATCCTATGAGCCTCGCGGCGCCGGCGATAGGGACAGCTGACGCGAGGCGGCAGCCCAAGTTGCCGTTGTTTCCCATCGGCCGCTTGAAGGAAGTCTCGGCCCCGTCGACGCGCCCTCCTATAACCGCCGCGCCTGATGCCGACGCAGGAGAGGAAGGCCTGCTTGGCTACAGCGTCCAGCGGAGCAGCAGCCCCGCCTGCGTGAGCCCGCCGCCGAAGCCGTACAGCAGCACGAGCTGGCCCGGCTGCAGCCTTCCGTCGGCGGCCGCTTCGCGGAGCGCGATCGGGATGGACGCGGCGGAGGTGTTGCCGGTGCGCGCGAGCGTCGTGACCGTCCGCTCCAGCGGAATGCCGGTGCGCCCGCTCATCGCCTCCAGGATGCGCATGTTCGGGTTGTGCGGCACGAACCAGTCGATCTCCTCCGGCGACACGCCCGCTTCGTCCAGGAAGGCTCCGATCTCCTCCGGCACGCGGGAGACCGCCCAGCGGTAGACGGCCCGGCCGTTCTGCACGAGCTTGCCGCCGATGTCCACGGCCTGCCCGCCGATCCGATCGGCGGTCGCCGCGCGGTACAGCTGATGGCCGTCCAGGCCGTCGGTGGCGGCGTGGGCGGCGAGCCAGCTGCGCTCCTCGTCCGGCTCGCCGGCCTCGACGAGCACGGCGCCCGCGCCGTCGCCGAACAGGATGCAGGTCGTGCGGTCGGTATAGTCCGTGATGCGGGACAGCGTCTCCGCCCCGAGCACGAGAATCTTGCGGAAGGCCCCGCCGGCGATGAGTCCGCCCGCCATATGGAGCGCCGACACGAAGCCGGCGCAGGCGGCCGACAGGTCCGCCGTTCCGGCTCTCCGCATGCCGAACTCCGCCTGCACGAGCGCGGCTGTCGAAGGGAAGCTCATGTCCGGCGTCGCCGTAGCGACGAGGATGTAGTCCACATCGTCGATCGCCCTCGGATAGCGCCGCAGCAGATCGCGCACGGCCTCGATGCAGAGCGAGCTCGTGAACTGGCCGTCGGCGGCGATGCGCCTCTCGGAGATGCCGGTGCGCTGCACGATCCATTCGTCGTTCGTATCGACCATGCGCTCCAGATCGGCGTTGCTCAGCACCTGATCGGGGACGTAAGAGCCGATGGCGGTAATCCTTGCGGGGGTGGACAGCGCGCCGGCTGGACGGGTTCGATTCATGAGAGTGCCTCCTTTGAGTGATGAATGCCAATCAATATTAGTATCTGGTACTAGTACCTACCATAACTTCATCGGCGGCATCCGTCAAGGAGCGTCTCTTCTTGCAAAAGCTTGCGTTCCTCAGGCTGCCCTTGACTTCGCCTCTCGTTTACGTCCGCATGCTTGTCCGTTAGAATAGACAGAATAAAAAATGGAGAACCGTAGAAAGGGTGCGTCGGCTTGAGCGAACTGACCTGCAACGTATTGATCGTGGATGACGAGCTGCTGGCCCGTCAGGGCATCAAGCATCTGCTCGACTGGGAAAGCGAGGGATTCCGCATCGTCGGCGAGGCGTCCAACGGCAAGGAGGCGCTGGAGCTGATCGAGCGGCTGTCCCCGCATATCCTCATCACCGATATCGTCATGCCAGTCATGGACGGGGAGGAGCTGGCCCGGGAAGTGCGGATCCGCCATCCGGAGATCCGCATGATCGTGCTCAGCAGCTTCAGCGAGTTCGACTACGTGCGCTCGACGTTCCAGAGCGGCGTGCAGGACTACATCCTCAAGCCCAAGCTCGATGCCCAGAAGCTGCTGGCCGCGCTCAAGAAAATGGCCGCCGGCATTCCCGAGCTGCGCGGCATGCGGATGGGCGGCCCCAAGCAGCAGTCGCTTCGCGCCTTGCTCGACAAGGCGGCCGCCGGCTTTCCGCTCGGCGACGGCGCCGACGGAGCGAGGCTGCTGCAGGAGCAGCTGCCGCATCCCGCCTTCGCGGTGTTCGGCGCCAGGCTCGATGCCGACAGCCCTGCCTCCGGCACGTCGGCGGCGTGGAAGGAGCGGCTCGAAGCCCAGCTCGCCGAGCTGCCTGAGGCCGGCCGTTTCGCGGCCGCAGCGGAGCTCGGGGCGGGCCGGGACCTGGTCCGGGCGCTGCTCAACTTCGACCCGGCGGACCTGCCGCTGCTGGAGGCATGG encodes:
- a CDS encoding glycosyltransferase, whose amino-acid sequence is MLPLVTVVIPFYNCPYIPQAIQSVLDQSYPSIEIIVVDDGSTSNQHLLDPYRHRIVYLSKANGGTATALNYGMQCATGQYVAWLSSDDLFTRDKVLNQVSYMLEKRAQFCFTDFNTINETGQITQLCSMVKFPTEKAFIASMLDFCPVNGCTVMMLRSLIQNVGWFNPGLPYAHDYDLWARIALHDVGMHYLNEPLTLYRRHAGMGTVQHLARIMPEFESLKAYYAPMLRTKLARMPG
- a CDS encoding DUF2164 domain-containing protein, yielding MMPIKLPLEQKKELAESLQDFADRELDLPLGSIAAEALLDHMIAALAPHLYNKGVDDAMKLLGQRMLQVEDDLHALKRTIR
- a CDS encoding ketoacyl-ACP synthase III; its protein translation is MNRTRPAGALSTPARITAIGSYVPDQVLSNADLERMVDTNDEWIVQRTGISERRIAADGQFTSSLCIEAVRDLLRRYPRAIDDVDYILVATATPDMSFPSTAALVQAEFGMRRAGTADLSAACAGFVSALHMAGGLIAGGAFRKILVLGAETLSRITDYTDRTTCILFGDGAGAVLVEAGEPDEERSWLAAHAATDGLDGHQLYRAATADRIGGQAVDIGGKLVQNGRAVYRWAVSRVPEEIGAFLDEAGVSPEEIDWFVPHNPNMRILEAMSGRTGIPLERTVTTLARTGNTSAASIPIALREAAADGRLQPGQLVLLYGFGGGLTQAGLLLRWTL